The Triticum dicoccoides isolate Atlit2015 ecotype Zavitan chromosome 6A, WEW_v2.0, whole genome shotgun sequence genome has a window encoding:
- the LOC119317267 gene encoding protein YABBY 4-like, which translates to MSSSSSSSAVFNLDHLAPSPTEQLCYVHCNCCDTILAVGVPCSSLFKTVTVRCGHCANLLSVNLRALLLPPAAPPANQLQFGHSLLSPTSPHGLLDEVAFQTPSLLMDQASTNLSGFTGRSNSSCASNLPAMPMPAAKPAQQETEQSAKSAPSANRPPEKRQRVPSAYNRFIKDEIQRIKAGNPDITHREAFSAAAKNWAHFPHIHFGLMPDQGFKRTFKAQDGAEDMLLKDGLYAAAAAAAANMSVTPL; encoded by the exons atgtcgtcgtcctcctcctcgtcggctGTCTTCAACCTGGACCACCTCGCGCCGTCCCCCACCGAGCAGCTCTGCTACGTCCACTGCAACTGCTGCGACACCATCCTTGCG GTCGGTGTGCCGTGCAGCAGCCTGTTCAAGACGGTGACGGTGAGGTGCGGCCACTGCGCTAACCTGCTCTCCGTCAACCTCCGCGCCCTCCTGCTCCCGCCCGCGGCGCCTCCGGCAAACCAGCTCCAGTTCGGCCACTCCTTGCTTTCCCCTACTTCCCCCCATGGCCTCTTG GACGAGGTTGCGTTCCAGACGCCGAGCCTACTGATGGACCAGGCGAGCACCAACCTGAGCGGCTTCACGGGCCGCAGCAACAGCAGCTGCGCCAGCAACCTGCCGGCGATGCCGATGCCTGCCGCCAAGCCTGCGCAGCAGGAAACCGAGCAGTCGGCAAAGAGCGCCCCATCGGCGAACAGGC CTCCGGAGAAGCGTCAGAGAGTTCCCTCCGCCTACAACCGCTTCATCAA GGATGAGATCCAGCGCATCAAGGCCGGCAACCCGGACATCACCCACCGCGAGGCCTTCAGCGCAGCCGCAAAGAAT TGGGCCCATTTCCCGCACATCCACTTCGGCCTCATGCCGGATCAGGGATTCAAGAGGACCTTCAAGGCTCAG GATGGCGCCGAAGACATGCTTCTCAAGGATGGTCTCTATgctgcggcggccgcggcggctgccAATATGAGCGTCACTCCGCTTTAA